A portion of the Candidatus Pristimantibacillus lignocellulolyticus genome contains these proteins:
- a CDS encoding DUF2269 domain-containing protein gives MTLYDVLVSVHIFSAILGMGPGFILTLIVTKSTNMSELKHAYSIRHRIHIIVMIGGTLLLITGLWLGILRPYMFSEGWYVISLVLFLVALAFGPFVLSPRSRPIKQLLKEQNGEEIPKLYYTLSKKLFVFEHIENLIFLTIIILMLTKPF, from the coding sequence ATGACACTATATGATGTACTAGTATCTGTACATATATTTTCAGCAATTTTGGGTATGGGGCCAGGATTTATATTGACTTTAATCGTAACGAAGTCTACCAACATGAGCGAATTGAAGCACGCGTATTCTATTAGGCATCGTATCCATATTATTGTCATGATTGGTGGAACGTTACTACTAATTACCGGGTTATGGCTGGGCATTTTACGACCTTATATGTTTTCAGAGGGATGGTATGTTATAAGCTTAGTGCTGTTTTTGGTGGCTTTAGCCTTTGGTCCCTTTGTATTATCGCCAAGGTCACGACCGATCAAACAATTATTGAAGGAACAAAATGGTGAAGAAATTCCTAAGCTGTATTATACCTTGTCCAAAAAGTTGTTTGTCTTTGAGCATATTGAAAATTTGATCTTTTTAACGATAATTATATTAATGCTTACGAAGCCTTTCTAA
- a CDS encoding PTS mannitol transporter subunit IICBA: MSKSATTKSKSGGIKVGVQRFGRFLSGMVMPNMGAFIAWGLITALFIPTGWFPNEKLALLVGPMITYLLPLLIGYTGGTMVHGTRGGVIGAVVTAGVIVGSDIPMFLGAMIVAPFSAWVLKKFDKSIEGKIPSGFEMLINNFSSGIIGAVLAIVAFKAVGPAVESVSNILAKGVDFLISTGLLPLASILIEPAKVLFLNNAINHGILGPLAIEQASKLGSSIIYMLESNPGPGLGILLAYWLVGKGAAKQSAPGAAIIHFFGGIHEIYFPYILMRPALIIAAIAGGISGVFTFQLLGVGLVAAPSPGSIFAYFTMTPKGSHLGMLAGVIISTVVSFLVASLILKTSKQKEDENSLEDAQNRMSAMKAESKGTASAQATNATVDSSEVTKSKEEVRKIVFSCDAGMGSSAMGASVLRKKINNAGIQVTVINTAISDIPSDADIVVTHQTLTDRAKLKAPQAEHVSIDNFMKSPAYEALVERLK; the protein is encoded by the coding sequence ATGAGTAAAAGTGCAACCACTAAAAGTAAGTCGGGTGGTATTAAAGTTGGTGTACAGCGCTTTGGAAGATTCTTAAGTGGTATGGTTATGCCCAACATGGGAGCATTTATTGCATGGGGATTAATTACAGCTCTTTTCATTCCTACAGGTTGGTTTCCTAACGAAAAGCTAGCATTACTAGTTGGACCAATGATCACATACTTACTTCCACTTTTAATAGGATATACTGGCGGTACTATGGTACATGGCACACGAGGCGGAGTTATTGGTGCAGTCGTTACAGCTGGTGTTATCGTTGGATCTGATATCCCTATGTTTCTTGGGGCTATGATCGTTGCGCCGTTTTCAGCTTGGGTCTTGAAAAAATTTGATAAATCCATTGAAGGAAAAATCCCTTCTGGATTTGAAATGCTAATTAACAATTTTTCATCTGGTATTATTGGTGCAGTTCTAGCCATTGTTGCTTTTAAGGCAGTTGGGCCAGCCGTAGAGAGTGTAAGTAATATTCTCGCTAAGGGCGTTGACTTCCTTATTAGCACAGGTTTATTACCGTTAGCAAGTATTCTAATCGAACCTGCTAAGGTACTTTTCCTTAACAATGCCATTAACCATGGTATTCTGGGACCATTAGCCATAGAGCAAGCGTCAAAATTAGGTAGCTCCATTATTTATATGTTGGAATCTAATCCAGGCCCTGGTCTTGGTATTCTACTTGCATATTGGTTAGTCGGTAAAGGAGCTGCTAAACAATCCGCTCCGGGTGCAGCGATAATCCACTTCTTCGGTGGTATTCATGAAATTTATTTCCCTTACATTCTAATGAGACCAGCACTAATTATAGCTGCTATTGCTGGTGGTATCTCTGGTGTGTTCACATTCCAATTATTAGGTGTAGGTCTAGTAGCTGCTCCTTCTCCAGGTAGTATTTTCGCCTACTTTACAATGACTCCTAAAGGTAGTCATCTAGGTATGCTTGCTGGTGTCATCATTTCAACCGTTGTATCATTCCTTGTCGCTTCTCTTATCCTTAAAACAAGTAAACAAAAAGAGGATGAAAACTCTCTGGAGGATGCACAAAATAGGATGAGTGCAATGAAAGCTGAATCTAAGGGTACAGCTTCCGCGCAAGCAACGAATGCTACTGTCGATTCAAGTGAAGTTACAAAAAGCAAAGAAGAAGTTAGAAAAATCGTCTTCTCTTGTGATGCAGGTATGGGTTCTAGTGCGATGGGGGCTTCTGTACTTCGAAAAAAAATCAACAACGCTGGTATTCAAGTAACTGTTATTAATACTGCAATTAGTGATATTCCAAGTGATGCAGACATTGTTGTTACTCATCAAACGCTAACTGACCGTGCTAAGCTTAAAGCACCTCAAGCAGAGCATGTTTCGATTGATAATTTCATGAAGAGTCCTGCATATGAAGCGTTAGTAGAAAGACTTAAATAA
- a CDS encoding PRD domain-containing protein — MHIELLKKSGIGIRIQASAEQMVHLKQHLSYQKPIELNAEERKIIILCHLLNVHEPMKLFTLSHELHVTMPTISSDLDEIEKTLIKHDLKLIRRRGYGVQIKGSEFNKRQYLGILITTHVDESLLINEEHRINANGVMEVHLLSFIDRSLFQILERILWSLRDKLPQSLSQQKYTQLILNICLGISRFKKNFPITTISKEIHAEANIHQEVTRQQDEYSYSQLTSELLQTIPMELPRDEIIYFQGIIEFAYQQQDDPLNQLELASIIIELTQWVNRHVEEPLAEDPTLTDGLLRHMIPAIERIKKKIPIRNPMLYQIKKEFGYLFQIVQNGIAKLLPQLIIPDEEVGYITVHYGAALERLKQLPKKARAVLVCTSGIGSSKLLNVRIAQEFPQIELLGHYTWYEAARLPHSDYDFIISTVDLPIDNKQYIRLSPLITDDEIVKLNSFLKHLEKKQISSTSITEKTNSIERLQQLQQLTNASIAIIEQFQVIAFEGTYDQHVTVLQLLPQLLQKLYDEGVINEINSIVEKLYTREEQGSIVIPDSQLALLHTRSRSINAPIVVLYRFQQPVLLNEADSTTVEHTLLMLAPLELDKSSLEILSEVSAMLLIDEMITCLQNGNPNEIQSFISSHLEKFIKQKFEWRD, encoded by the coding sequence TTGCACATTGAGCTTCTTAAGAAATCTGGTATAGGAATTCGCATTCAAGCTTCTGCTGAGCAAATGGTGCACTTAAAGCAACATTTATCTTATCAGAAACCGATTGAGCTTAACGCGGAAGAACGAAAAATTATTATTCTATGTCACTTGCTTAATGTGCATGAACCTATGAAGCTGTTTACTCTATCGCATGAGCTACATGTTACGATGCCAACAATTAGTTCGGATCTAGATGAAATTGAAAAAACACTTATTAAGCATGATCTCAAGCTCATTAGACGTAGAGGGTATGGCGTACAGATTAAGGGATCGGAATTTAATAAGAGACAATATTTAGGAATTCTTATTACTACACACGTAGATGAATCACTTTTAATTAATGAAGAACATCGTATTAACGCAAACGGAGTTATGGAAGTTCATCTACTTTCTTTTATCGATCGTTCTTTGTTTCAAATACTTGAACGGATACTATGGTCTTTACGAGATAAGTTACCTCAATCATTATCTCAGCAAAAATATACACAACTGATATTGAACATATGTCTTGGTATTTCTCGCTTCAAAAAGAATTTCCCTATTACTACTATTTCTAAAGAAATTCATGCTGAAGCCAATATTCATCAAGAAGTAACTAGACAGCAAGATGAGTATTCGTATAGTCAATTGACCAGTGAGCTACTTCAAACCATTCCGATGGAACTGCCTAGAGATGAAATAATATATTTTCAAGGAATAATTGAATTTGCCTATCAGCAACAGGATGATCCACTAAATCAGTTAGAATTAGCTTCAATTATTATCGAGCTTACTCAGTGGGTAAACAGGCATGTAGAGGAGCCTCTTGCAGAAGATCCTACATTAACAGATGGATTGCTTCGTCATATGATACCAGCTATTGAACGAATTAAGAAAAAAATTCCTATTCGTAATCCCATGCTATATCAAATAAAGAAAGAATTTGGATATCTGTTTCAGATCGTTCAAAACGGAATTGCAAAGCTACTCCCCCAGCTTATCATCCCTGATGAAGAAGTTGGCTACATTACGGTGCATTATGGTGCTGCATTGGAGAGGTTAAAGCAGCTGCCCAAGAAGGCTAGAGCTGTGCTCGTATGCACAAGCGGCATTGGCTCATCTAAGCTATTAAATGTACGGATTGCTCAGGAGTTTCCACAAATTGAGCTTCTAGGTCATTACACATGGTATGAAGCAGCGCGATTACCTCATAGTGATTATGATTTTATTATCTCTACTGTGGACTTACCTATCGACAATAAACAATATATTCGATTAAGTCCCTTGATTACAGATGATGAAATAGTAAAGCTAAATTCTTTTCTAAAGCACTTAGAAAAGAAGCAAATTTCAAGCACTAGCATTACTGAAAAGACGAATAGCATTGAACGACTTCAACAGCTACAACAGCTGACGAATGCCTCGATAGCTATTATTGAACAATTTCAAGTCATTGCTTTTGAAGGTACGTATGATCAACATGTAACCGTACTACAGTTATTACCTCAACTTCTACAAAAGCTGTATGACGAGGGCGTCATTAATGAAATCAATTCCATCGTGGAGAAATTGTATACGCGCGAGGAGCAAGGAAGCATTGTTATTCCTGATAGCCAGCTAGCACTGCTTCATACTCGATCTCGTTCTATTAATGCTCCAATAGTTGTCCTTTATCGATTTCAGCAGCCAGTATTACTTAATGAAGCTGATTCAACTACTGTAGAGCACACCTTACTTATGCTTGCTCCTCTAGAACTGGATAAGAGTAGCTTAGAAATATTAAGCGAAGTGAGTGCTATGTTGCTTATTGATGAGATGATTACTTGCTTACAAAATGGTAATCCTAATGAAATTCAAAGCTTCATCTCCTCACACCTTGAGAAATTCATTAAACAAAAATTTGAATGGAGAGATTAA
- a CDS encoding PTS sugar transporter subunit IIA: protein MSILSVEKIKVHAPIKTKEEAIKLVGQMLVDAGHVPANYIDKMLEREQLVSTDLGGGLAMPHGTNEAKSLIVSTGISILTVPEGIDFGGDEPARLIIGLAAIGDDHMDVLTNVAMLVSDEEEFEKIITSADPNELLEIFNGGL, encoded by the coding sequence ATGTCAATACTATCTGTGGAGAAAATTAAAGTACACGCCCCTATAAAAACAAAGGAAGAAGCGATTAAGCTTGTAGGTCAAATGCTTGTTGATGCTGGTCATGTACCTGCTAATTATATTGATAAAATGCTTGAGCGTGAACAGCTAGTTTCTACTGATCTTGGTGGAGGTCTTGCTATGCCTCATGGTACGAATGAAGCTAAATCTTTAATTGTTTCAACAGGAATATCTATTTTAACCGTTCCTGAAGGTATAGATTTCGGTGGAGATGAGCCTGCTAGATTAATTATTGGCCTAGCTGCTATCGGAGATGATCATATGGACGTGCTTACGAATGTTGCGATGTTAGTTTCTGATGAAGAGGAATTCGAGAAAATTATTACTTCTGCTGATCCGAATGAATTGCTTGAGATCTTTAACGGAGGTCTGTAA
- a CDS encoding mannitol-1-phosphate 5-dehydrogenase, with protein MQAIHFGAGNIGRGFIGLLLQEAQYNITFVDVNENLVDHLKEKQHYTVQYANENRDQFIVNNVTALSGDDISKVAEHITSATIITTAVGVHILPYIAPAIAEGITQRAKLNLPPLAIVACENAIRASSILKEHVVSLLSEELKQTYEQFATFPDAAVDRIVPIQHHEDPLFVTVEPFYEWTIEKTNWPTNAPLIGGVHYVDQLDAYIERKLFTVNTGHCTAAYHGYRKGYTTIQEAMKDEELVQEVRSTLQESGDALIAEYGLDRTAHNQYIEQILERFKNPYLTDEILRIGRSPIRKISSNDRLIRPALLAYQYGIAVDHLTKAVAAALVYKDNDDKEAVELQQFLLGHGIDQTITKYTGLADDHPLHQQIHAQYNLLGEE; from the coding sequence ATGCAGGCAATACATTTTGGAGCCGGAAATATTGGCCGTGGGTTTATCGGCTTGCTTCTTCAAGAAGCGCAATATAATATTACCTTTGTCGATGTGAATGAGAATCTCGTTGATCATCTGAAAGAAAAACAACATTACACTGTCCAGTATGCTAATGAAAATCGTGATCAATTCATTGTCAACAATGTTACAGCGTTATCTGGTGATGATATTTCTAAAGTTGCTGAACATATTACTTCTGCAACGATTATTACTACAGCTGTTGGGGTTCATATTCTCCCTTATATTGCTCCAGCAATTGCGGAAGGAATTACACAGCGTGCGAAGTTGAATTTGCCTCCACTAGCTATTGTCGCATGTGAAAATGCTATTCGTGCTAGCTCCATCTTGAAAGAGCATGTTGTATCTTTACTAAGCGAAGAATTAAAACAAACGTATGAGCAATTCGCTACGTTTCCAGATGCTGCAGTAGATCGTATTGTACCGATTCAGCACCATGAGGATCCTCTATTTGTTACTGTAGAACCTTTCTACGAATGGACGATAGAGAAAACCAATTGGCCAACCAATGCACCTCTTATTGGTGGTGTTCATTATGTAGATCAATTGGATGCCTATATTGAACGTAAGCTATTTACCGTAAATACAGGGCATTGTACAGCTGCTTATCATGGATATAGAAAAGGATATACAACTATTCAAGAAGCAATGAAGGATGAAGAATTGGTTCAAGAGGTTAGATCTACTCTTCAAGAATCTGGTGATGCGCTAATTGCTGAATATGGATTAGATCGTACAGCCCATAATCAATATATCGAGCAAATATTAGAACGTTTCAAAAATCCCTATCTAACCGATGAAATTCTGCGAATTGGTCGTTCCCCAATCCGCAAAATTTCATCTAATGATCGCTTGATTCGCCCTGCGTTACTAGCGTATCAATATGGTATTGCTGTCGATCATCTGACAAAGGCTGTTGCTGCTGCATTGGTCTATAAGGATAATGACGATAAGGAAGCAGTGGAGTTACAGCAGTTTCTATTAGGCCATGGCATTGATCAAACAATAACAAAATATACTGGGTTAGCTGATGATCATCCTCTCCATCAACAAATTCATGCTCAATATAACCTACTAGGGGAGGAATAA
- the ptsP gene encoding phosphoenolpyruvate--protein phosphotransferase, which translates to MNTTTYKGIGASPGIAIANAIVIHDEVFIPEAIQAKDKEASWERVQQAFTAAEQDIQTIYEHTKAKLGDKKAEIFEGHLMILDDPDLLEGIQASIEEDGYEAEYALHATAQQFISILSEMDDEILRERATDVKDITNRIMSHLRGVKHIDLSSLQEECIIVARDLTPSDTALLDVNYVKGFVTAMGSRTSHSAIMARSLEIPAIVGAGEAVMSIETGVTLIINTDQQEVIVQPDSSVLEEMTSKQQMFIQHKEQLAKLVNQPTISKDGSQVELAANIGKLEDIDRAISLGAEGIGLFRSEFLYMGKTSLPTEEEQYSSYRYALQKMGTKPVVIRTLDIGGDKELPYLSLPKEDNPFLGLRALRFCLVNQDLFRTQLRALLRASVHGNLKIMFPMIAVLEELLQAKQILAEEKQKLIDEDIAVNDHIEVGMMVEIPSVAVSADLFAPHVDFFSIGTNDLIQYTMAADRMNETLAYLYQPLHPSILRLVKMVIDAANKEGKWVGMCGEMAGDSLAAPLLLGIGLHEFSMSASSILSTKEQLMNLNKTEWTTHAEHAMTLAQSEQIVQYVQLHLTSNE; encoded by the coding sequence TTGAATACAACAACTTACAAAGGAATTGGCGCATCTCCTGGTATTGCTATAGCAAATGCAATCGTTATTCATGATGAGGTATTTATTCCAGAGGCTATTCAAGCAAAGGATAAAGAAGCTTCCTGGGAAAGAGTGCAACAAGCCTTTACTGCAGCTGAACAAGATATTCAAACGATCTATGAACATACAAAAGCAAAGCTAGGAGATAAAAAGGCTGAAATCTTCGAAGGACATTTAATGATTCTGGACGATCCAGATTTATTAGAAGGAATTCAAGCTAGCATTGAAGAAGATGGATACGAGGCTGAATATGCTCTTCATGCTACAGCTCAACAATTTATTTCTATTCTATCCGAGATGGATGATGAAATTCTTCGTGAGCGTGCGACAGATGTTAAAGATATTACGAATCGCATTATGAGCCATTTACGCGGAGTTAAGCATATTGATTTATCTAGCTTACAAGAAGAATGCATTATTGTTGCCCGTGATCTTACCCCTTCCGATACAGCTTTGCTTGATGTTAATTATGTTAAAGGCTTTGTAACGGCAATGGGTAGCCGTACTTCACATTCTGCAATAATGGCGCGATCATTAGAGATCCCTGCTATTGTAGGTGCTGGTGAGGCAGTCATGTCCATTGAAACAGGAGTAACGCTTATCATCAATACGGATCAGCAAGAAGTCATCGTTCAACCTGATTCCTCTGTTCTTGAGGAGATGACTTCAAAGCAACAGATGTTTATTCAACATAAAGAACAATTAGCTAAGCTTGTTAATCAACCTACAATTTCTAAGGATGGTTCACAGGTAGAGCTTGCAGCAAATATCGGAAAGCTTGAAGATATTGATCGTGCCATCTCTTTAGGAGCGGAGGGTATTGGTTTATTCCGTTCCGAGTTTCTATATATGGGAAAAACTAGTTTGCCAACTGAGGAGGAGCAATATAGCAGCTATCGCTATGCCTTGCAGAAGATGGGAACTAAGCCTGTCGTTATCCGTACATTGGATATCGGTGGAGATAAGGAGCTCCCGTACTTAAGCCTTCCGAAAGAGGATAATCCATTCCTTGGTTTACGTGCCTTGCGCTTCTGTCTTGTGAATCAAGATCTATTCCGTACACAACTACGTGCATTGCTACGTGCAAGTGTTCATGGTAACTTGAAAATTATGTTCCCGATGATTGCTGTACTTGAGGAGCTATTACAAGCCAAGCAAATTCTTGCTGAAGAGAAGCAAAAGCTTATTGATGAAGACATTGCTGTAAATGATCATATCGAGGTAGGTATGATGGTTGAAATTCCATCTGTCGCTGTCTCCGCTGATTTATTTGCACCGCATGTTGACTTCTTCAGTATTGGAACCAATGATCTTATTCAATATACAATGGCAGCAGATCGTATGAATGAGACGTTAGCTTATCTATATCAACCGCTACACCCTTCCATTCTACGACTAGTTAAGATGGTAATTGATGCAGCTAATAAAGAGGGTAAATGGGTAGGAATGTGTGGAGAAATGGCTGGTGATTCTTTAGCTGCTCCTCTATTACTAGGGATAGGATTACATGAATTCAGTATGAGCGCTAGCTCCATTCTATCGACGAAAGAACAGCTTATGAATTTAAACAAAACAGAATGGACAACACATGCTGAGCATGCCATGACATTGGCACAAAGCGAGCAAATCGTACAATACGTACAACTACATCTTACATCAAATGAATAA
- a CDS encoding HPr family phosphocarrier protein: protein MISQTFTIINPTGFHVRPTKTFVQLASSFPCKITLHCNGKKANGKSSLSMLTLGLTTNSEVLLETDGDQEQEALKALGEVLTSLHD from the coding sequence ATGATAAGTCAAACTTTCACAATTATTAACCCAACAGGATTTCATGTTCGCCCAACTAAAACATTCGTTCAACTAGCTAGCTCATTTCCTTGTAAAATTACATTGCACTGTAATGGTAAGAAAGCAAATGGAAAAAGCTCACTTAGCATGTTGACACTCGGCTTAACAACAAATAGCGAGGTCTTACTTGAAACAGATGGTGATCAAGAGCAAGAAGCATTGAAAGCACTTGGGGAAGTACTAACGTCTCTTCACGACTAA
- a CDS encoding methyl-accepting chemotaxis protein → MGNVFFKSTKKREDKTESNRYMDQMKGLYNESIVISDQLVAAVDEVDQAMEQLSVIADKTQIQEQSLRHSSKLATSKIIEAFSSLQEVSAATDQINNASYHLNDQSKGTKQIALDMQTSLGETETVMGHLKHNNSNMTNHIEDLIKHTSKIYEMNILIQEIVSQTSLLALNASIEAAHAGEYGRGFSVVASEIRRLAEQSSDTVKQSTELVNEIEKGVQLVINAVEQERSAVDRGVAEMSTNKERMDSIVNRIIEVDQLAHDMKQSSINQTEQTNHVIERLQEAVELVNGTLVAVEDTLQMNTQQRKQIHKLERISHNMGKSSKDLKSAIDLVEFELMNKVANTNAEEIVQWLRQAATDSTITSVDPIIHDASLRALMKSKPEIEAIWSNYADGSFIVSIPDAGLLNAKGREWWKRAMHGESFHSSYYVSSITKQLCQTISVPIFGENDIIVGVLGVDLAIRS, encoded by the coding sequence ATGGGTAATGTGTTTTTCAAGTCGACGAAAAAACGTGAAGATAAGACGGAAAGTAATCGTTATATGGATCAAATGAAAGGCTTGTATAACGAATCCATTGTTATCTCGGACCAGCTTGTAGCAGCAGTAGATGAGGTCGATCAAGCAATGGAACAATTAAGTGTAATTGCTGATAAAACACAAATACAAGAACAATCATTACGTCATAGTAGTAAGCTTGCTACAAGTAAAATTATTGAAGCTTTTTCATCGTTGCAAGAAGTGTCTGCTGCAACTGATCAGATTAATAATGCCTCTTATCATCTTAACGATCAAAGTAAAGGTACCAAACAGATCGCATTAGATATGCAAACTTCACTTGGTGAAACTGAGACTGTTATGGGCCATTTGAAACACAATAACTCTAATATGACCAATCACATTGAAGATCTTATTAAACATACCTCTAAAATTTATGAGATGAATATTCTTATTCAAGAAATTGTTTCTCAAACTTCATTGTTAGCTCTAAATGCTTCGATTGAAGCTGCACATGCAGGTGAATATGGGCGAGGATTCTCGGTAGTTGCTAGTGAAATTCGACGATTAGCAGAGCAAAGTAGTGATACAGTAAAACAATCGACTGAGTTAGTAAATGAGATTGAAAAAGGTGTACAGCTCGTCATTAATGCAGTTGAACAGGAACGTTCTGCAGTAGATCGTGGAGTTGCTGAGATGAGTACCAATAAGGAGCGAATGGACTCAATTGTTAATCGCATCATAGAGGTTGATCAACTAGCACATGATATGAAACAGTCCAGTATCAATCAGACGGAACAGACGAATCATGTGATAGAACGCCTGCAAGAGGCAGTTGAACTTGTAAATGGTACGCTAGTTGCAGTTGAGGATACATTACAGATGAATACACAGCAACGCAAGCAAATTCATAAGCTAGAACGAATAAGCCATAACATGGGTAAATCATCAAAAGATTTGAAATCAGCGATTGATCTTGTTGAATTTGAACTTATGAATAAAGTAGCTAATACGAACGCTGAGGAAATCGTACAGTGGCTTCGTCAGGCTGCTACTGATTCAACGATAACATCCGTTGATCCAATCATACACGATGCAAGTTTACGAGCATTGATGAAGAGTAAGCCAGAGATTGAAGCGATCTGGTCGAATTATGCGGATGGGTCATTTATCGTATCGATTCCAGATGCAGGACTACTTAATGCAAAAGGTAGAGAATGGTGGAAGCGTGCTATGCACGGAGAAAGTTTTCATTCGAGCTATTATGTATCTTCAATTACTAAGCAACTTTGTCAAACGATCTCAGTTCCGATCTTCGGGGAAAATGATATCATTGTGGGCGTTCTAGGCGTAGATTTGGCAATTCGAAGCTAA
- a CDS encoding MBL fold metallo-hydrolase: MLRHLKVDVWGGAGEHGRSCYRVEGEELSILLDCGGKKEYGGIYPQIVADQVRSLNSVFLSHAHEDHMAALPLLLQYGYMGDIWLTRETHRQLPAYARAWRSYVMSQGMKIPYEATDWEKLHYRFLDEETQEDGWVSIFPGLRICFGPSGHLPGAVWMLIELEGILVFYSGDYSSESSLLQATMPDLSLLKGRQIDVAIVDAAYGDSPEKQSFHLAQLLDKLDSVHKRGGHVLLPVPLIGRGLDLIVEINEQHPKLPIAAEINLIHEWERLSQWSTANRWLRSDSLSKIDKAISKVKHITGEVDRRLILKGEPHIILSTDGMMLTEPARSYGKWLSDNSKHAIVFTGHLSEDAHMSTEEKCEFVSIRYKIHQGLPDVQKMVLELQPLQVLLVHADVDKTERLITHLAKLGYDKVHDQLIQQSNS, encoded by the coding sequence ATGCTAAGACATCTGAAAGTAGATGTATGGGGAGGAGCAGGTGAGCATGGAAGATCTTGTTACCGAGTAGAGGGTGAAGAACTTTCGATCTTACTAGATTGTGGAGGTAAAAAGGAATATGGTGGAATATATCCACAAATCGTTGCAGATCAAGTTCGTTCATTAAATTCGGTGTTTCTTTCACATGCTCATGAAGATCATATGGCGGCTCTACCTTTACTATTACAGTATGGATATATGGGAGATATTTGGTTAACAAGAGAAACTCACCGACAATTGCCGGCATATGCCCGTGCTTGGCGATCATACGTAATGTCACAAGGTATGAAAATACCTTACGAAGCAACTGATTGGGAAAAATTACATTATCGTTTTCTTGATGAAGAAACACAAGAGGATGGCTGGGTATCAATTTTTCCAGGACTACGAATTTGCTTTGGACCAAGTGGACATTTACCAGGAGCAGTTTGGATGCTAATTGAACTTGAAGGAATTTTAGTTTTTTATTCAGGTGACTATAGCTCTGAATCCTCCTTATTACAGGCAACGATGCCAGATCTATCGCTATTGAAGGGACGACAAATTGATGTAGCGATTGTGGATGCTGCGTATGGTGATTCTCCGGAGAAGCAATCATTCCATTTAGCACAGCTATTGGACAAACTTGATAGTGTACATAAAAGAGGTGGGCATGTGTTATTGCCTGTACCGTTAATTGGAAGAGGATTAGATCTTATTGTTGAAATTAATGAACAACATCCTAAGTTACCTATTGCAGCGGAAATAAATTTGATTCATGAATGGGAACGGTTATCTCAATGGTCGACTGCAAACCGGTGGTTGCGTAGTGATTCATTAAGCAAAATTGATAAAGCAATTAGCAAAGTGAAACATATTACTGGAGAAGTAGATCGTAGGTTAATACTTAAAGGTGAACCACATATTATTTTATCGACTGACGGTATGATGCTTACAGAGCCAGCACGTAGCTACGGAAAGTGGTTAAGCGACAATTCAAAACATGCCATTGTATTTACAGGACATCTGAGTGAAGATGCTCATATGTCCACTGAAGAGAAATGTGAATTCGTCTCCATCCGCTATAAAATACATCAAGGTTTACCTGATGTCCAAAAGATGGTGCTTGAACTACAACCGTTACAAGTATTATTGGTTCATGCTGATGTCGATAAGACTGAACGATTGATTACGCATTTAGCTAAACTTGGATATGATAAAGTACATGATCAATTAATACAGCAAAGTAATTCGTAA